CCATTCGGGAGGTGCAACTAAAGGAGTTGATGCCGACGTTCGGGGACTGGATGTTATTGACCAAACACCCCGACCTAATGAAAGTTTGGTTGCACCGCCTGAGGAATTAATGGCAACCTGGGAAAATTTAGCTGGAGGAACACGCAATATTACTGCCGCTAGTGGCTGGTTACCCGAACCCAAGGGCTACACCCTACTAGCAGCTTGTCGCGAAAATGAGTTGGCTTACGAGTATGCTTTTGATGGTAATGAGCGCAGTGGTGCGTTGAGTTACTGGTTGCTAGACTCTCTTATGCTGCTGGGAACAGGAGTCACTTACAAAACTCTTCACAATCGTCTCCTTGCTAAAATCCACACTCAGTTTGAACGACAAACACCTATGCTGCAAGGCGAAGGCGATCGCACGATCTTCAAAAGCATTTCAGCCTCCTCTCATCCCACTGTACCAGTCATACAAGTTGATGTGACTAAAAATCGGGTGCAGTTGCAAGCGGGTCAAGCACAAGGTCTGCGTAAGGGTGCAGAGTTTGCCATATACCCATTAAATACTCTTGATTTTAGCCAGACCGATAAATTAGCACTGGTTAAAATTACACAACTCGGTGCAGCAATTTCTTGGGCAGAAATTACTGAATTATTAGGAGAAACCAAGATTGAGGACATTCAAAGTGGGTCTCCTGCTGTACTGCTAAATCCTGGTGTCAAACTCATCCGCAAAGTGAGTATTCTACCACCAGAGAAGAATAACCAAACTTTTGGTATAGACACTCATGCTGGACTCACAGCAATAGAGTCTGCAATAACAGAAGGCAAGGGTTGGGTGGAAGTTTCTAACGATAAAGACTCTGACTACCAAGTTACTATTAACGCGGTGGGTGAGTATGAGATTCTCCGCTCTGGAACAGCAATTGCTAATTTGCGACCAGCGCTGAAAGTTGACGATCGTGATGCCGCAGTTAACTTAGTGAAACGGTTGGTACATCTATCTAAATACTACGCCACTTTGGATTTAAAGAATCACGATACCACATCCCCTCTTCAAGGGAAGATTAAAGTAGAGTTATGTCAAATACCAGAAGATTATGAACCTGGGGACAAGCTAGAATTAATACCTTTCAACGCTCCTGGTAATGTACCAATTCTTGATGTAAATCAATTCGCTTGCCTGCGTATCCGTAATGAAGGTTTTCAAACTCTCAATATCACTGTACTGGCAATTCAAGCTGATTGGAGTATTGTCAAAGGATACCCAAGCGGTGCTGCCTATCAACCTTTAGCGCCAGGGCAAGAGATAACGTGGCGAATTCAGACAAGTCTTCCACAAGACGTCAAGGAAGGAACCGACGTTCTCAAAGTTTTTGCAACGATTGATGCGACTAGCTTCGATTGGTTAGAAATACCAGCTTTAGACAAGACTATCAACGGAAAAAACCCAGATAGGGCTGCTAACCCACTCGAAAAACTTATGGCAGCTTTTGCTACCGAAGAGGCTCCACCCAAAAAAAACGTCAGTTCTGCCGCCTATGCTAGTGAAGGATGGACAACAGAACAAGTAGAACTCTATATTAAACAAAAGGTGTAACTATTTAACAACATTTTAACGTTTCTTCTTAAAGCTTGAACATAATCGCTGTTTATTTTTGAGTGCATCTCACCAAGTTAATTCTCTAAATGACTCAAGCAGTATAAATTATTTACTCATCATTCATTTAGATATTAACTTCAAGTTAATTTTTTAACTACAATAATTTGTTGAAGGTAAGTGATGTCTTGGAGTCTTGATAGAACAAATTTTGAACGCAATATAGCCGTAGTTATTGGTATTAATGATTATAAAAACGGTATCCATCCACTGTTAACGCCAGTTAACGATGCAAGTGAAATAGCTCATATTTTAGAAACCAACTGTCAGTATCAAGAAGTTATTCGCTTGTTTGACAGTGAAGCAACTTTAGAAAAATTAAATACACTGTTAAGTGAAACACTACCTAATAAAATTAAGCCAACGGAAGCTGATGCCGTTCGTTTACTATTTTACTTTGCCGGACATGGTATTGCACGCAACAGTCAAGATGGACCAGCAGGCTATTTAATTCCTCAAAATGCTCAGTTGGGAAAGCTAGAAACTTTCCTTCCTATGCAAAAGCTCCACGATGCACTAACCGATCTTCATTGTCATCATTTATTGGTGATTTTAGACTGTTGCTTTGCTGGTAATTTTCGTTGGTCGAGTACCAGAAATGTCATTCCAGTTCCAGAAAAGATTCACAGGGAGCATTATGACCGCTTTATTAGGTATCCAGCTTGGCAAGTTATTACTTCAGCAGCACACAACCAAGAAGCCATAGATTTTTTAACTGATGAGCGAGGAATAAATAGCAGTTCTCTGCACTCACCTTTTGCTAACGCACTGATTAAAGGATTAGAAGGGGAAGCAGATTTAACTGGGGATGCTATAGTTACTGCTCCCGAACTTTATCTTTATCTGCGGGATTGTTTAATAGACAAAGATGGAGTGAGTGAATTCCAAACTCCAGGTCTTTGGCCTTTAAAACAGCACGATAGAGGCGAGTATATCTTTACAACAGAAGGATTTCAGCTGGATCATCTCAAATTTGCACCGCCACTTGATGAAAACAATAATCCCTATCGAGGTTTAAAGCCATTTGATGAAAGGCATTCTCACTTCTTTTTTGGCAGAAAAGAACTAATTGAAGAACTGTGCGATCGCATCTCCAAGTCTGACCAACAGCTAACTGTAGTTTTAGGTGCTTCCGGTTCTGGTAAGTCGAGTCTTGTTAAAGCAGGATTAATTCCCTTGTTACGAAATAAAGGAGAACAATGGTACATTCTTGACCCTATGCGTCCTGGGGAATCTCCTTTTACTGCATTGGCAAGAGCAATTCTACCAATTGTTGGTGTTACTCTTATTGGTCAACTAGCTCAAGTTAGGTTCCTAGATAAAATTTTCAAATTACAAATCGATCTATCTCAAAATGCACAAAATTCCCAGCCACTAGAACATATAAAGGATGAAAAAGCACAACTAGAAGCCGAAAAGATAGCCAAAATAGCTGATATTTGGCAGAGTGCGACTAAAGAAGCAAAGCTCTTGTTAATTATTGATTATTTCACAGAACTAAAGACTCTATGCCGTCAGCAAGAAGAACTCGAACAGTTAATAAGTTTAAATCAGTCAATTTTAGCCGATCTAAATCCGTTAATTGAGAACTTACAGCAAGACCAAAAACACTTGATTTATCTAATAGATATATGGAGTAAAGCAAATTATAAAACAAATTTGTTATTGGTAATCGACCAATTTGAAGAGTTAATTACCCTAACACGGAGCACCCAAGAAGGTGATAATGAAGAGGATAAGAAAGAGTGGCAGCGGTTTTTAGAAGTACTGGCTGTAACAATAACTAATTATCCTCAAAAACTGCGTATTGTTGTAACTTTGCGTTCTGACTTTGAACCACGTTTCCTGAACTCGCCTTTGAAGTCACATTGGGAAAAAGAAAATGCTCGTTTTCCAGTTCGTCCAATGAATTCTGATGAATTGCGTCAGGCAATTGAAGGTCCCGCGCTCAAACAAGCGCTATATTTTGAGCCACCGGAACTTGTTAGCAAATTAATTGATGAAATTGGACAAATGCCGGGAGCGTTGCCTTTATTATCGTTTACCTTGAGCGAACTTTACATTATTCTTCACAACAAGTGGGTGAAGGGAGAAGCTACTGATAGAGCTTTAAAAGAAGAGTATTACAGGGTACTTGGAGGAGTTGCAGGTTCGGTGACACGCCGTGCCACTCAGGAATATGAATCTGAGGAATTAGATGAGGCTCAAAGAGCAACCATGCGGCGAGCGATGCTGCGGATGCTGACGATTGAAGGGGGAGGAGTTGCACGGCGACGGGTTCTTATGTCTGAACTCGATTACCCAGATGAAGCAGAAAACAAAAGAAGGGATGAAGCGATCGCTCGTCTCGTCAAAGCTCGCCTAATTATTAAAGGGCAGGAAAAAGGAGAAGCTTATATAGAACCAGCCCATGACCACTTAGTGCGGGGATGGGACAAGTTGCAGGAGTGGATAAAAAAGGAAGAGGAAAATTTAGCCCTGCAACAGCGTTTAACATCTGCTGCTAAAGACTGGAAAACAGGTAGTGGCGCTCTTTGGACTAAGGAAGTGGATCGCCTTGCTCGGTTAGAGAAGGTACTTAAATCTCCGGATAACAACTGGCTTAACAAGCTAGAAACAGAATTTGTAATTGAAAGTAACAAACAGCGATTTGATGAACTGAAAGAAGCTGAAAGACAACGAGATGAGGCTATAGAGGGACAAATTAGTGCCTTGGCTTCATTGTCTGAAGCTCGTATGTTAACTAACGATCGACTTGGGGCGCTGTTTGCAGCTGTGAAAGCAGGTGTACAGCTAAAAAAAGCAGACTGGTTGAAGGACAAACTTGGTATTCAGACTAAGCAAGCTCTTGAACAAGCAGTTTATGGGGTTCAAGAGCGTAATCGTTTTGAAGGAAACACAGATCCTGTCTATGATGTGATTTTTAGTCCTGACGGCAAGACTATCGCTACTGCAAATTGGGATAACACCGTAAAACTTTGGAGTATTGACGGCACTTTGCTAAAAACTTTCAAAGGACATACGGATCAAGTAAATGCTGTAGCTTTTAGCCGCAATGGAAATCTCATTGTCTCTGGTAGTAAAGACAAAACTGTAAAGGTTTGGAGTGTCAATGATGGGACTTTATTAAAAACTTTCCAAGGACATAGCAATTTAATATGGGGTGTCAATTTCAACTTTGACGATAAAATAGTAGCGTCAGCTAGTGGAGATGGAACAGTTAAACTTTGGAGTGTCAATGACGGGAATTTAATCAAAACTATTCAATCTCATAGTGGGGATGTCAAAGCTGTCAGTTTTAGCCCAGATAAGAAGACTATTGCCTCTGGTGGTTGGGATCAACCTCCTTGGCAGGGCAAGATAAAACTTTGGAGCTTTGATGGTACTTTACTCAATACTTTCAATGTGAACACTGGTGTTCTTAGAAGTATTAATTTTAGTAGTGACGGTAAAACTATTATCTGTGCAGGTGATAGCGGTGTTGTGCAACTTTTACAAACAGCAGATGGTTATCTGCTTACCGATATCAAAGCGCATGATAATTGGGCGATGGGTGCAAGTATAAGCTCTGATGGGAAGACTATTGCTTCTGTTAGTATCGATGAAACTGTAAAATTTTGGAGTTTAGATGGCAGCTTACTCAAAATTTTATCTGGACACGCTGATGCTGTTTATGGCCTAGGTTTCAGCCCAGATGGTAAAACTCTTGCTACTGCAAGTGCAGACAAAACTGTACGACTTTGGAGCGTAGACGGTCCTTTTTTAAAGAGCCTTGACGGAAAGCAAGGAAGCGCTCATTTAAGTGTCAGTTTCAGTCCTGATGGTAAGACACTAGCTTCAGCTAGTTGGGATACAACAGAAGGAGGCTGGACAGTGAAGCTCTGGAGTACAAGTGGAAAATTATTGAAAACCTTAACCGGGTATAGTGATAGCATCCGAACTGTCAGCTTTAGTTCTGATGGCAATCTCATTGCTTCTGCCAGTTGGGACGGAACAGTTAAAGTTTGGACTATTGATGGTGAATTACTGATTAATTTTACTGAACATGGTAACCACGTTAATGGTGTGAGTTTTAGTCCTGATGGTAGAACTTTAATATCTGCTGGTTATGGAGATTACAATGGAGAACATTGGATACTATGGTGGAATATTAATGGTAAGTTGCTGAAAAGAATTAAGTCAGAACATACAGATCAAATCTATAGAATCAGCTTTAGCCCAGATGGTAAAACTTTCGCTACTGCTAGTTGGGACAGAACTGTAAAACTTTGGAACATTAAAGGCGAGTTGTTAAAAACTTTTACTGGACATAGCAACTGGCTTTACGGTCTAAGTTTTAGTCCCGACAGTAAGATGATTGCCTCTGGCAGCTTAGATAGAACTGTGAAACTTTGGAATACTGAGGATGGCAAGTTGTTACAAACTTTCGAGGGACATAATGATGGGATATATGACGTAAGTTTTAGCCCAAATGGTAAAATAATCGCTTCTGCAAGTTTAGATAAAACTGTCAAGCTCTGGAGTATAGACGGAACTTTACTAAAAACTATCTCTGGACATAATGGGGGTGTGTATGGTGTCAGTTTCAGCCTCCCTGATGGTCAAATAATTGCCTCCGCTAGCTGGGATGGAAGTATCAAACTCTGGAGTGCTAAAACTTTAGACTTTGACAGTTTGTTAGAACACGGTTGTAATTTGCTAAATGATTATCTAAAGACTAACCCCAATGTCAGTCAAGAAGACCGCCTACTTTGTCATTACAACTTTTTGATTCAGTGATATACCGTATTTATAGCAAGGTCTTCCTTCAGTTAGTGGCAGTCCACTTCAATATTTTTAGATTAAAATAATTTTGTACAAACTTAGTAAATTTGTATAGAATCAAAAAATGGACTATCGTGTAGAAATACAAAAAGGCGGCAGGGTAACAATACCTTCCGTTATCCGTAAAAAGCTGAAGATGGTGGAAGGCGATATTGTAACTATCCGTGAAGAGAATGGTAATATTAAGCTTATTCCACAGCACCAGGCTTTGGCAAAAGCGCGATCGCTAGCGCAGCAATACTTAACACGTGATGATACTGTGGATGATTTTCTGAAATGGCGTAAGGAAGAAGCTATTGCCGAAGACGATAAAATGAATCGTGCCTTTGAAACAAAATGACAGGGATTGTTTTTGATAGTCCAGTTCTGATTGCTATCCTCAAACAGGAAATTTTCCAATGAAATGGTTGCGACAACTGGTTTTTTGTACCAGCAAACAAGACAGTTTGGGCTTTCCTTGGGAAACCGTTCCTGTCTTGCTTTAGCAATAGCGAGAAATCTTCCCGTTCTCACTGCTGATACTGCTTGGACAAATTTATCTTTATCTGTAGAGATTCAGACAATTCGTTGATTTTGTGAGGTTGCTTTCGTAATGTCAGATACACAAAAATATTGTTTTCTGACTGTTTACTATCGCAACCGCTATCTATTTACTAAAAGTATCTTTGATGTTATCAACAGCACGCTCAACAACATTCTTTGTGTTGTCTACTGCTTTTTGAGTCCGAGCCGCATCTTCCTCTGCTCTTCTCTCAATTCGAGCTGCATCTCTGTTGGCTTTGCGCTCAATAAAATTGCCATCGTTATCTGTTGCTTGCTCAACGCGATCGGCATTTTTATTTGCAGTTTTCTTGAGGCTATCTTTCGTGTCTTGGATGAAATTCTTGGCTCGTCCAGCATCTTCACTGACTTTTCCTTGAACTTTTGAGCCTAAGTCTGCCTCAGCTATCAAGTTTGTAACAGGAGCAGCCACTGCTGTAGTATTGGAGAAAAACGCACCCTGCCAAACGAAAGCGATCGCTGACACGCAAAACAGAGCTGTAGCTAGAAAGCGTCCTATACTAGAAAGCTGTTTCATCAAATAATTTAATTTCATAAAATACGGTCTGCACGTTTACTTGGTATTTCTATTTCTACTTCATCTGACTTGGAAGCCAAATCGTTCCCCAGATAGAGGTTCTCCCGTCATAAGTAATTAGATCGATTCACTCTTTAAGTAGATTGATTAACTGGACTTGATATTACTCTGTGTGATCCTGAGAGATGGAAGTTATCGGAATTTTTAGTACTTCTCTCTCCTTTTCTCGCTCCCGATGGGTATGCCTCGTCAATAGCTTCGCAGGCTTGCTGCTACTATATATGCACGGGTAATCCAAATACGTCGAGAACGCATGGGTAGAACCACTAACCCTTACACAGATACCATGCCAAATGCCTTTTTGGCTGCTTGGGTAGCAAGTAAACCCTGTTTTTCAACTTTCAACCTGGGCTTTTGGTAATATCTAGCAAAAAAACGTAGACCTATATTTCGGGCGGCGTTAAGATCGGCATTGCCTCTATGTTCAACGGTGTAGGAACAAATATAATTTGGCGCTCCCGTACTGTAATCAACTTTCTCCAATGATTTATGCATGATTATTTGAAAAAGTTTTGCGACATCAGTACTAAATTGAGCTTCTATTCTGGAAACTAACGAATCTTCTTCTTCGTTGCCATTACATAACGCACAATGCCTGCTGGTATTTTTTGGCGATACAAGAGCTGTGATAATTCCATAAGACTGGAAAGCTTTGTATTTGGTTCGTTTCCGAATTTTCGCCGAGAGCCAATAAGCTCGTTTTTGATTGGAGCGACGACTAAATTTCGCTCGCTCCGGTCGAAGATTAGTTAAACATTCAAATACAATTACTGTCGCTCCATACTAGTTACGTCTCTCACCAAGTCTGCAATGGAATAAACGAGGTTGGCTGGATCGACAGGCTTTGGAATATGCCGTTGAAAACCTGCTAAAATCGCCTGTCGATAGTTAATTTCTCCGGCATAAGCAGTCAGAGCGATCGCCGGAATTTGACCGCCCTGCTCTGGCGGTAAGGCTCTTAC
This genomic interval from Scytonema hofmannii PCC 7110 contains the following:
- a CDS encoding caspase family protein, with amino-acid sequence MTDQINQMPKFYALLIGIDYYIPNRLSDGSSYRNLRGCVRDINHVEAYLLNTLKVPGTQLFKLTASNGDNSITPKEPPEQWPTYKNIVAKFEELTQVADKDDLVYIHYSGHGGRTKTNYSKVKGNDGVDEALVPTDIGEPEGQYLRDLELAKILQRMVDKGLVVTVVLDSCHSGGATKGVDADVRGLDVIDQTPRPNESLVAPPEELMATWENLAGGTRNITAASGWLPEPKGYTLLAACRENELAYEYAFDGNERSGALSYWLLDSLMLLGTGVTYKTLHNRLLAKIHTQFERQTPMLQGEGDRTIFKSISASSHPTVPVIQVDVTKNRVQLQAGQAQGLRKGAEFAIYPLNTLDFSQTDKLALVKITQLGAAISWAEITELLGETKIEDIQSGSPAVLLNPGVKLIRKVSILPPEKNNQTFGIDTHAGLTAIESAITEGKGWVEVSNDKDSDYQVTINAVGEYEILRSGTAIANLRPALKVDDRDAAVNLVKRLVHLSKYYATLDLKNHDTTSPLQGKIKVELCQIPEDYEPGDKLELIPFNAPGNVPILDVNQFACLRIRNEGFQTLNITVLAIQADWSIVKGYPSGAAYQPLAPGQEITWRIQTSLPQDVKEGTDVLKVFATIDATSFDWLEIPALDKTINGKNPDRAANPLEKLMAAFATEEAPPKKNVSSAAYASEGWTTEQVELYIKQKV
- a CDS encoding eIF2A-related protein, with protein sequence MSWSLDRTNFERNIAVVIGINDYKNGIHPLLTPVNDASEIAHILETNCQYQEVIRLFDSEATLEKLNTLLSETLPNKIKPTEADAVRLLFYFAGHGIARNSQDGPAGYLIPQNAQLGKLETFLPMQKLHDALTDLHCHHLLVILDCCFAGNFRWSSTRNVIPVPEKIHREHYDRFIRYPAWQVITSAAHNQEAIDFLTDERGINSSSLHSPFANALIKGLEGEADLTGDAIVTAPELYLYLRDCLIDKDGVSEFQTPGLWPLKQHDRGEYIFTTEGFQLDHLKFAPPLDENNNPYRGLKPFDERHSHFFFGRKELIEELCDRISKSDQQLTVVLGASGSGKSSLVKAGLIPLLRNKGEQWYILDPMRPGESPFTALARAILPIVGVTLIGQLAQVRFLDKIFKLQIDLSQNAQNSQPLEHIKDEKAQLEAEKIAKIADIWQSATKEAKLLLIIDYFTELKTLCRQQEELEQLISLNQSILADLNPLIENLQQDQKHLIYLIDIWSKANYKTNLLLVIDQFEELITLTRSTQEGDNEEDKKEWQRFLEVLAVTITNYPQKLRIVVTLRSDFEPRFLNSPLKSHWEKENARFPVRPMNSDELRQAIEGPALKQALYFEPPELVSKLIDEIGQMPGALPLLSFTLSELYIILHNKWVKGEATDRALKEEYYRVLGGVAGSVTRRATQEYESEELDEAQRATMRRAMLRMLTIEGGGVARRRVLMSELDYPDEAENKRRDEAIARLVKARLIIKGQEKGEAYIEPAHDHLVRGWDKLQEWIKKEEENLALQQRLTSAAKDWKTGSGALWTKEVDRLARLEKVLKSPDNNWLNKLETEFVIESNKQRFDELKEAERQRDEAIEGQISALASLSEARMLTNDRLGALFAAVKAGVQLKKADWLKDKLGIQTKQALEQAVYGVQERNRFEGNTDPVYDVIFSPDGKTIATANWDNTVKLWSIDGTLLKTFKGHTDQVNAVAFSRNGNLIVSGSKDKTVKVWSVNDGTLLKTFQGHSNLIWGVNFNFDDKIVASASGDGTVKLWSVNDGNLIKTIQSHSGDVKAVSFSPDKKTIASGGWDQPPWQGKIKLWSFDGTLLNTFNVNTGVLRSINFSSDGKTIICAGDSGVVQLLQTADGYLLTDIKAHDNWAMGASISSDGKTIASVSIDETVKFWSLDGSLLKILSGHADAVYGLGFSPDGKTLATASADKTVRLWSVDGPFLKSLDGKQGSAHLSVSFSPDGKTLASASWDTTEGGWTVKLWSTSGKLLKTLTGYSDSIRTVSFSSDGNLIASASWDGTVKVWTIDGELLINFTEHGNHVNGVSFSPDGRTLISAGYGDYNGEHWILWWNINGKLLKRIKSEHTDQIYRISFSPDGKTFATASWDRTVKLWNIKGELLKTFTGHSNWLYGLSFSPDSKMIASGSLDRTVKLWNTEDGKLLQTFEGHNDGIYDVSFSPNGKIIASASLDKTVKLWSIDGTLLKTISGHNGGVYGVSFSLPDGQIIASASWDGSIKLWSAKTLDFDSLLEHGCNLLNDYLKTNPNVSQEDRLLCHYNFLIQ
- a CDS encoding AbrB/MazE/SpoVT family DNA-binding domain-containing protein, with amino-acid sequence MDYRVEIQKGGRVTIPSVIRKKLKMVEGDIVTIREENGNIKLIPQHQALAKARSLAQQYLTRDDTVDDFLKWRKEEAIAEDDKMNRAFETK
- a CDS encoding zinc ribbon domain-containing protein gives rise to the protein MVFECLTNLRPERAKFSRRSNQKRAYWLSAKIRKRTKYKAFQSYGIITALVSPKNTSRHCALCNGNEEEDSLVSRIEAQFSTDVAKLFQIIMHKSLEKVDYSTGAPNYICSYTVEHRGNADLNAARNIGLRFFARYYQKPRLKVEKQGLLATQAAKKAFGMVSV